In the Paenibacillus sp. FSL H7-0357 genome, one interval contains:
- the anfD gene encoding nitrogenase iron-iron protein, alpha chain, with amino-acid sequence MPHHTFKCSECIPERRQHAVIKGPGEDLTSALPEGYLNTIPGTISERGCAYCGAKHVIGTPMKDVIHISHGPVGCTYDTWQTKRYISDNDNFQIKNTFATDVKEKHIVFGAEGLLKKNIIEAFKAFPEIKRMTIYSTCATALIGDDIGAVAQEVMDEMPEVDIFVCNSPGFAGPSQSGGHHIINIAWIKQKVGTVEPEITSDYVINYVGEYNIQGDQEVMVDYFKTMGIQVLSTFTGNGSYDDLRAMHRAHLNVLECARSAEYICNELRVKYGIPRLDIDGFGFEPLSASLRKVGLFFGIEDRAQAIIDEETARWKPELDWYKERLQGKKVCLWPGGSKLWHWANVIHEEMGLEVVSMYTKFGHQGDMEKGIARCDTGALAIDDPNELEGLEALEMLKPDIILTGKRPGEVAKKVRVPYLNAHAYHNGPYKGYEGWVRFARDIYNAIYSPIHQLSALDISKDAIPTDKGFATQRMTSDANLSEEIRSSVTLRQYTGGYDSVSKLRTKTYPHLQNQLAGV; translated from the coding sequence ATGCCGCATCATACATTTAAGTGCAGTGAGTGCATCCCTGAACGGAGACAGCATGCAGTGATCAAAGGTCCCGGTGAGGATTTGACGTCAGCTCTTCCCGAAGGGTATCTCAACACTATTCCCGGAACGATCTCTGAACGGGGCTGTGCCTACTGCGGAGCCAAGCATGTTATCGGCACGCCGATGAAGGATGTTATCCATATAAGTCATGGTCCGGTGGGCTGTACCTATGATACCTGGCAGACCAAACGCTACATCAGCGATAATGACAACTTCCAGATCAAGAACACGTTTGCGACGGATGTAAAAGAAAAGCATATCGTATTCGGAGCGGAAGGGCTGCTCAAGAAAAATATCATTGAAGCGTTCAAGGCTTTTCCTGAAATCAAACGGATGACGATTTACTCTACCTGTGCCACGGCGTTAATCGGTGATGACATCGGCGCGGTTGCCCAGGAAGTCATGGATGAAATGCCTGAAGTTGATATCTTCGTCTGTAATTCTCCCGGGTTCGCGGGTCCAAGCCAATCCGGAGGCCATCATATCATTAATATCGCCTGGATCAAGCAGAAGGTAGGAACGGTGGAACCTGAAATCACCAGCGATTATGTAATCAATTATGTCGGCGAGTACAACATCCAGGGAGACCAGGAGGTTATGGTTGATTATTTCAAAACCATGGGTATTCAGGTGCTGTCCACCTTTACCGGAAACGGCTCCTACGATGATCTGAGAGCGATGCATAGAGCGCACCTCAATGTTCTGGAATGTGCGCGTTCCGCCGAATATATCTGCAACGAGCTGCGGGTGAAATATGGAATACCGCGTCTCGACATTGACGGATTTGGCTTTGAGCCGCTGTCGGCATCACTCCGCAAAGTCGGATTATTCTTCGGCATAGAGGACCGGGCACAGGCGATTATCGATGAGGAAACTGCCAGATGGAAGCCGGAGCTTGACTGGTACAAGGAACGCCTGCAAGGCAAAAAAGTATGTCTCTGGCCGGGCGGGTCCAAGCTCTGGCACTGGGCGAATGTCATTCATGAGGAAATGGGACTTGAGGTTGTCTCCATGTATACGAAATTCGGCCATCAGGGCGACATGGAAAAGGGGATTGCCCGCTGTGATACGGGTGCGCTTGCGATAGATGATCCGAACGAGCTTGAAGGACTGGAAGCTCTGGAGATGCTTAAGCCCGACATCATTTTAACCGGTAAACGTCCGGGCGAAGTGGCCAAGAAAGTACGTGTTCCTTATCTCAATGCGCATGCCTATCATAATGGTCCTTACAAAGGCTATGAAGGCTGGGTCAGATTTGCCCGCGATATTTATAATGCGATCTACTCGCCGATTCATCAGCTGTCCGCCCTGGATATCAGTAAGGATGCGATTCCGACGGATAAAGGCTTTGCTACCCAGCGGATGACCTCTGATGCGAATTTGAGCGAAGAAATCCGGTCTTCTGTAACGTTAAGACAATATACAGGCGGGTATGATTCGGTATCCAAACTGCGGACCAAAACCTATCCGCATCTGCAAAATCAGCTTGCCGGCGTTTAG
- a CDS encoding pyridoxamine 5'-phosphate oxidase family protein, which produces MEHISYKQRDCRDQDKIVDFLTVARIGIVGIGGDAYPYAVPVNYVWHQGSVYFHGMGSGKKVRLLAEHPAVSFTVYREDSTLTDPVPCKADTAYFSVMLFGEAAKVTDMSEAAGVLQKILEKYTPGFYKQEMSERMVAKYRSSMDGNGVAVYRLTPVHLTAKENAAV; this is translated from the coding sequence ATGGAGCATATCAGCTATAAGCAAAGGGACTGCCGCGACCAGGATAAAATCGTGGATTTCCTGACTGTCGCAAGAATTGGCATTGTAGGAATCGGCGGGGATGCTTATCCCTATGCCGTGCCGGTCAATTATGTATGGCATCAAGGCTCTGTATATTTCCACGGCATGGGTTCGGGCAAAAAAGTGCGTCTGCTCGCGGAGCATCCGGCAGTAAGTTTCACCGTGTACCGGGAAGACAGCACGTTGACTGATCCGGTCCCCTGCAAGGCAGATACCGCATATTTCAGTGTGATGCTGTTTGGTGAAGCAGCCAAGGTTACCGATATGAGTGAGGCAGCTGGAGTCCTTCAGAAGATTCTGGAGAAGTATACACCGGGCTTCTATAAGCAGGAAATGTCGGAACGTATGGTAGCGAAATACAGGTCCTCCATGGATGGGAACGGAGTAGCCGTCTACCGGCTGACTCCGGTTCATCTGACGGCCAAGGAAAATGCGGCTGTCTGA
- the anfG gene encoding Fe-only nitrogenase subunit delta translates to MEELMKERVAQLENYILKHCLWQFHSRTWDREKQNEGVLSKTMQILCDEPVDKGTPADRCYWVDAVVLAEEYKKRFSWLAALDKTEIKLLMQGLKERIDYVTITGSLNKELTVKQY, encoded by the coding sequence ATGGAAGAGTTGATGAAAGAGAGAGTTGCACAGCTGGAAAATTATATTTTGAAGCATTGTTTATGGCAGTTTCATTCCCGCACCTGGGACAGGGAGAAGCAGAACGAGGGCGTTCTTTCAAAGACCATGCAGATTCTGTGCGATGAACCCGTGGACAAAGGAACCCCCGCAGACCGCTGCTATTGGGTAGATGCCGTAGTTCTGGCGGAAGAGTACAAGAAGCGGTTCTCGTGGCTTGCGGCTTTGGACAAAACGGAAATTAAGCTGTTGATGCAAGGGCTGAAGGAACGGATCGATTATGTAACCATTACCGGATCGCTGAACAAAGAGTTGACCGTCAAGCAATATTAA
- the anfK gene encoding Fe-only nitrogenase subunit beta, with product MTCEIVQKERGGVINPIFTCQPAGAQYASIGIKDCIGIVHGGQGCVMFVRLLFSQHFKDNFLLASSSVHEDGAVFGALNRVEEAVDVLLMRYPEIKVVPIITTCSTEVIGDDVDGVILKLNSGLLAEKYAGREVHLIPVHTPSFVGSQVSGYDVAVEAFVKYFAQKDQPNGKLNLITGWVNPGDVTALKHLLAEMQVDATVLFEIESFDSPIMPDKSGESHGNTTIADLAGTANALGTIALNKYEGGKAAKYLQNEFDIPTVIGPTPIGIRNTDTFLQNVKQLTGKAIPESLVRERGVAIDALADLVHMFLADKKVAIYGHPDLVIGLAEFCIDLEMKPVLLLLGDDNTTYKNDPRIKALQENVEFDMEIVLNADLMELETRIKNKDVDLDLILGHSKGRFTAIDNNIPMVRVGFPTYDRAGLYRHPTVGYAGAIRLAEEIANTLFTDMEYKKNKEWILSVW from the coding sequence ATGACTTGTGAAATCGTTCAAAAGGAACGCGGCGGTGTTATTAATCCGATATTCACTTGCCAGCCTGCAGGCGCGCAGTATGCCAGTATCGGAATCAAGGATTGTATCGGAATCGTTCATGGAGGGCAGGGCTGCGTAATGTTCGTCCGCCTGCTGTTCTCGCAGCATTTCAAGGATAACTTTCTACTCGCCTCGTCTTCCGTGCATGAGGATGGAGCGGTATTCGGCGCATTAAACCGTGTGGAAGAAGCAGTTGATGTCCTGCTTATGCGATACCCGGAGATTAAGGTAGTGCCGATCATCACCACCTGTTCCACGGAAGTCATCGGTGACGATGTGGACGGCGTGATTTTGAAGCTTAATAGCGGGCTTTTGGCGGAGAAGTATGCCGGCCGCGAGGTGCATTTGATACCGGTTCATACGCCGAGCTTTGTGGGCAGCCAGGTGAGCGGGTATGATGTGGCTGTGGAAGCTTTTGTGAAGTATTTTGCCCAAAAGGACCAGCCGAACGGCAAGCTTAATCTGATCACTGGCTGGGTTAATCCCGGAGATGTGACGGCACTCAAGCACCTGCTGGCCGAAATGCAGGTGGATGCGACGGTGCTGTTTGAAATAGAAAGCTTTGATTCTCCGATAATGCCGGATAAAAGCGGAGAATCGCACGGCAATACGACGATTGCCGATCTGGCCGGAACGGCCAACGCACTGGGTACCATTGCGCTCAATAAATACGAAGGCGGTAAAGCCGCCAAGTATCTCCAGAATGAATTTGATATACCGACGGTCATCGGACCTACTCCGATCGGTATCCGCAATACAGATACCTTTTTGCAGAATGTCAAACAATTAACGGGCAAAGCGATTCCGGAATCCTTAGTCCGTGAACGCGGGGTAGCCATCGACGCCCTGGCTGATCTTGTGCACATGTTCCTCGCCGACAAGAAGGTAGCGATCTACGGACATCCCGATCTGGTTATCGGTCTGGCTGAGTTCTGTATTGATCTGGAGATGAAACCCGTCCTTCTGCTGCTGGGTGACGACAACACGACCTATAAGAATGATCCCCGGATAAAGGCGCTGCAGGAAAACGTGGAATTCGATATGGAAATCGTCTTGAACGCCGACCTGATGGAACTTGAAACCCGCATTAAGAACAAGGATGTGGATTTGGACCTGATCCTGGGCCACTCCAAGGGCCGTTTTACCGCCATCGACAACAATATTCCCATGGTGCGTGTCGGGTTCCCAACCTATGACCGCGCGGGATTGTACCGTCATCCGACTGTTGGATATGCAGGTGCGATCCGGCTGGCTGAAGAAATCGCCAACACTTTGTTCACTGATATGGAGTACAAGAAGAACAAGGAATGGATTTTGAGTGTGTGGTAG
- a CDS encoding type 1 glutamine amidotransferase, with amino-acid sequence MRIHYLQHVAMEDPGSILAWASEQGCSLTHTLFHESGALPAVDSFDWLLILGGPMNIYEEERFPWLAEEKLFIRSAIAAGKIVIGLCLGAQLIADVIGGQVTANREPEIGWLPVRWSAKAREHPLFSFFSETSIVFEWHYDTFSSLPPEAEVLAGSDACAHQLFMYNERVFGFQFHLETTRAMLEQLIAEYRSELQPAAYVQSAGGMLAHPEYIVLNNTWMAEFLNRLSEQERRSRS; translated from the coding sequence ATGCGAATCCATTATCTGCAGCATGTAGCTATGGAGGACCCGGGCAGTATTCTGGCCTGGGCTAGTGAGCAGGGATGCAGTCTTACGCATACGTTGTTCCACGAGTCGGGTGCGCTACCGGCTGTGGACAGCTTTGATTGGCTGCTGATCCTGGGCGGCCCCATGAATATTTATGAAGAGGAGCGCTTTCCGTGGCTGGCTGAAGAAAAGCTGTTCATCCGTTCTGCCATTGCTGCCGGAAAGATAGTGATCGGTCTTTGTCTCGGAGCCCAGCTTATTGCGGATGTGATCGGCGGACAGGTAACGGCAAACCGTGAGCCTGAAATCGGCTGGCTGCCGGTACGCTGGAGTGCCAAAGCCCGGGAACACCCGCTCTTCTCTTTTTTTTCTGAAACCTCTATTGTGTTTGAATGGCATTATGACACCTTCAGCTCTTTGCCGCCCGAGGCGGAGGTTCTTGCCGGAAGCGATGCGTGCGCTCATCAACTCTTTATGTACAACGAACGGGTTTTCGGATTCCAATTCCATCTGGAGACTACACGAGCGATGCTGGAGCAGTTGATTGCGGAATACAGGAGTGAGCTGCAGCCTGCTGCCTATGTGCAGTCTGCGGGGGGAATGCTCGCTCATCCGGAATATATCGTGCTGAACAACACCTGGATGGCGGAGTTTTTGAACCGGCTCAGCGAACAGGAAAGGAGGAGCAGGTCCTGA